Sequence from the Papilio machaon chromosome 26, ilPapMach1.1, whole genome shotgun sequence genome:
TATGCAGTTTGACGGCTGCAGAGCGCCGAGGTCGTCCACCGGGTGCGGTCTGCGCGGGCGCAGGTCGGGCCACACCGCGCGCATGCGGACTGTTCGCACCTGGCTGCTGCAAGAACCCCACCAACCGCGCCGCAAGCTCCGATGATGaacctaattttaataaattacagtgaaacttggttaagtgggacctggataagtgagaaacctccataattggaactcatgctgaggtcccaacactttggcactgaattacctctgttagtgggacgaggtaaacctctatatctggggtttgttctttcgatttttcatcatagttacctctataactgagacagcgagtaaattttatatgcataaacctctgtaactgagataacattgtttgtttactcattCTTATTCTACCCACAAATTCCACACGTAATTTCAAGTacgtaagtacaaattttgaacgttattttatttaatgatcgCACCTGtataactgaaataacctgtattctcacctctattaatggaaccctctgtaaatgagacatatatttatttatacctgtatatctgagacactgggtaagtggaatacctctataagtgaaacaACATTGCAGGTCCCTTGATGTCTCACTTAACCAGGTTTCACTGTATATTAAAACCACTGTCTACTTAATTTGGcttaaattttatcacaatattGTATGTGACAAACCTTTCTTATCCAAGTCCAGCATCTCGCACATGGTACGTAACTGTTTTGGCTCCATCTTAGATGTCTCTTCCAACTTGGCCTTGTAGTCTGCGGAACCTATTGCCCACTCGTATCCTTTGAACTTCTTTATGTTGCGCTTCACGTTACGGTCGAGGCACAGTTGctgtaaacattatttttatatatctaattctaaaaaaaaaaagcctaAACAAGCTTGACATTTAACCACAGAATTTCACTACCATGACACTTACTTTAGTACTGAGactacaaaatgtatttatgtgTCACGGAAGTGGAATTCTACGGTTACCTTTATACTCGTGAATTCTTAActatttcagattttttttttcgaacataattataaaattgcagtccatttatacaattttgctTCACTTAGATCtacaaaacaacaatattttcgaTAAAACATGAAATAGTGTCATGATCGCTATGCACAATGACCATCTTGTACAAATTCAAGAATTAATTTGGAAAGACATATAGTTCCCAGGTCATTTTATAGGTTGCTGGCTATTtgctttataaaaacttactcCATATAGATATTGATGCAGCAGCTTTTGGTCCTGGGTCTTGAAGCGCGAGAGAGAGACCTCGACGTTGCTGATATGCCCCAACGGAGTGCCCTTGCCAGCTGGCAGTGGAACTGGCGGTTCCGTAGGCTGGTacacaaaaaacaaacattaagtaaagatttttaatgtatttccGTTATTAccaactaattattattaagagtGTActcaatatgtatataaaattgtgtCAAATTTTACCTCCTTTTTGGGTTTAGGTTTAGGCGCCTCTACCTCCTCTTCTTcttcctcctcctcctcctcttCGCCCTCTTCCTCGTCACCTTCCTCTTCCTCTCCATCGTCTTCTGCGTCTTTAGCTTTCTTAACCGGTTTCTTTACTCTATCGACACAAATTATGTATCAAAATTTGCAGCTAAtgcataaaataatgaaaatacgctgtaaattttattaaatcttttttaataaacccgTGACTCTAAAATTAATGCAACATTACATGTATCAACAAAAGAactacaaaactatttttttttacaaaaggcgacaaacaagcaagcggccacctgaattctaTCTGTTATCCTactatagacatccgcaatcgCAGATACGTTGACTAATTTTAACTAacggacgcacagaaagagaatatttctccttcctaaaAGAACCCTCCTCCGTTAAATCCACATCCCCATtccttccttataagaaaagggtgagggaactaaaattaggcatcCGGCGCTAATGTTTTTCCAACAAGATATCttagtaaacataaaattagtgGTCGTAATACAAGTTTTAGAAATAACGAACTGCCTTTCCTGGGTCTTTGCAAACCTCTAGCATACATCTGCAACTTACATATTACTCATAATACTAAAACACCTTACTTGTCTTTAGCTTGTTTCTTATCATCATCTACTTCATCTTGTTCATCACCCTCTTCCTCTTCTTCTTCCTCCTCTTCCTCATCTTCTTCGTCTTCTTCTTCAGTATCctttttcatagaaataagaaatttagAAACCAGAAAGTATTCAATAAAGCTGAATATATAAGCcttattgaaacaaaaaatatataaatcgaatGATGCCTTAGTCCCTTTGCGCAAAAGGCGATTTAATTTGtcgaaacaaatattgtaaggTTACGTTTCGTAAATCACGTTGCGGCCGCTTCgtacacacaacgttgaatTGTCGACGGGAGTTGTTTATTCGGTTGGTACAGGTATAGCGACTATACGTAAACTCtatagatttgctccgccatcttcaAAATGGCAGTGACTGTcacgacgatcttgacaaacaggttgcgagCGACATTTCgcgatgacagatagaaatgtcggcaACGCGCGCTGTTACGAACCTTTATGACTGTGCACTGCGTAAGTCTTAGCTACTAAAATCGCCAAGTTTCAAAGacttacgttgccttgtgtacgaaagaCCTTACACTTGGAAGTCAatcaaaacttataaattaatgaaatattaaggttattattttacaatttttcataataatataaaaacaaaactgacCTCTTTCTTGGGTTTCTTTTTGGGTGCTAATTTCTTAGACGACTTATCATTTTCCTTGACATCTTCTTTGTCATTCTCGTCATGGGTTTCACCGTTCTCCTCCTAAATGTCAAACATTTTagcattattttttgaataatgaaaaaaatatttatttctacggCGTCAGTAGTCTTcgttaaccctttgaccgccgctgACTGATATTATTGACTCCAACGTGGTGATATGTTTCACCATACTGCTTTCGGTACAAGTACTGCATCgtttattggtaaagatcgcatttcgcaaGCCTACGCATAATCATTTCAATAGCCATGATTTGTCCAAAAACCGCGCCAGGCTCAAGAGTCACAGTATAAAAGGtttgacgtatgtttaagctaaaatgtatttgaaacactgttgtaagtttttttattgtaagaaaGTACTTGCTTAAGTAAAATGTGTATctttaaataactaatgttgtgtacaaataattaaaacacatcAAGATAAAATCATCGAAAGTAATCGAATTGTAATCACATCCAATCGTATACATAGGTGTCACCCTCCTATTAAAAGGAGTAAGCCCCTCgtctttaataacaattattaagtattaaatgcCCTTTATGTTTCGTAGAGATTAGATACAGCTCGTTTAACGAATGGAATCCCGTCGCCATGGCAACGCCTACATACAACATATCCAGAACGCTTTAGTGTCttttgtgaattattttttactaatgtcGAGAACATATACAGATTTCTGTAGATTGATGACAGTACCTTGAATGCTACACTAACTTAGCAAAATTTAAACAGGAATGCAAGAAAAACCTAACGCCTTTCTTAAAAGTTGGACCtagtaaagaaatatttttgtaatcgtAGACTTAATCGTGGGTTTCCGCTgcctaaaacatattattctCTCATTTCTTCAAAGTTCACTTCAGACTGTACGTTTTTGTACgttttgtcaataaaaacctaccggatttttttttattaacttctatgaaatataaattatttttccgcCAAGGATAAAATTCAATTCAGCCAGATCAATCAaaggttttcttttatttgttttatcttttaattagtCACTTACCTTTAAGTCATCGCTCTTCACATCCCTCTTGTCGTCTTTTGAGTCTTCGCCGCCTACATCGTCGTCATCCTTCCCGTTGGCCGTCGTCGACTTTGCGTCTCCTGAACAAAATCGAACATTTAATATGACATAATTAGCCGAAACTAGATCAAGATCACATGAATTTAGCcgttatttaattagtatacaaatatttatttttaatacaagttgTCGCCGGGATTCCGTTCatgtggaattaaataaaaacattagtagcctatgcaTTCTTCCAGACAACAATCTATGTGCGGAATTTCATCAGGAACAGTTTTGCCGTATTGGAGTAACCTGCTAacgatccatccatctaaactttcgcatttacttgctgtcacccgcgacttcgtcagtgtggtattaaaaaaagtagccttctcgaaagtcccgtcaaaatcggtccaggcATTCCGTaaattacccggaacaaacgagGCCTTACAGAcggaaaattgtttttgtttgtaaccCAAACATCATgttcgcaatttttttttcgataacaAACAGACTCtccaatcttattaatatatatgacATTACACAAAAGAGATACAATATGCCCTGTACGTGTACTTCGACATTTTTAACTCACAGTTTATCACAGAAGtagtttacatttaatgtCAATAATAAGTAGTACATCAACGCGTAATCTAGTAAAAACCTTTCTCCTCTGTATTTTTCCGTGTACaaacgtaaataaattaaaaagattatgtattttttaaaacaattatcatgtttattttttgatgaAATCTTACTCCTTcttctttgattttattaatacaaaagtttggatggatggatatttgttagtatTTACTCTCTGGAtgaacacatgggctacttaataagtttatttttaattccgatcTAATGAAGTCTCAGTCAAAAgctcttttaatatttaaatgttaaagtaaaaatatattacgtatATACTCTTTTATCAGCCtcataaatcaaaacattttttttctttcactttACTTATGCCAACAGACGATCTTAATAATCGGCACTgacacaatttttataaatagaacttaaatatttacataacctTTTTGTGTTAAGATCATAAATCGATTTACCTTAaaactcttataaaaaaatgtcatctcAATTTTATCAGAGAATTACAGAGACGACAATATATATcggtgttaaaataaataaaataattttgtaatatgtaaaaaaaacgtaaaaaatatgtacagaGCTGGAATGATTACTAGAAAAACGGACACCTAACCTTGTAATTATTGAAGTCTCGTTCATTCGCAGTCAAAAAAATGAGATAGCAATGTATTGTTGACAGTAAATTCTCGATATAATTTATCGCACATATTTTTGCGAAATAATGATTGTTTACAAACTTTAGTccttcatcttactaatattataaatgcgaatgcttggatatatggatggatggatgtttgttacaaaatatctccagaacaactaaacggatctcgctgaaattttgtataaatataaatcatataGTCTGGATGTAAAAcgcttacaaattaaatttaatgttttttttaaatcggagtcgcggacaacagcttgtactaaataaactttagAAGACATTCACTTTTATGTTTGTgtgaatgaaagaaaaatacttaCCTTGTATAATGACATGCGAGACACAAGTAAAAAGTTAGTAACGTAAAGCGCGATAAACTTTAAAACCATCAGGGGAAAGCGGTGTAGGCAAACACAGACATTTGTTATTCACTTTATACCAAGAAATTCATCAACACAACTCCAAAAGatgttaaatacattttttaaagcagtctataattttgtcagtaatttttttttcagaatcaaataaaaaaaaatatttttgtattgagaAGTTCCTAATTTTTTTAGGTATTGGAAAAGTaaacagtatttaaaaaattgtgaaaaaaacatttaaaagaagAGTTAAACATTAcgttagaaaataattttttatttaaacatgaaTGAGCTTCCTATGGccttgaaaattaaatacgtataaattaactttgttgATCTAAAGCAATAACTAAGTTACGAATTATCAGTGACTTTTTTgagtcattatttttgtagcattattagtttttttattatgttttttactgtcatggatatttttttttaaattcctgtTCTATAACTGCAAAACCAATTATAGTTTaaagtaagaataaaattaagtcaagAATTAGACTATCGTTACTTTTTCGactatcatgtttttttttacattttttttgtctatcaTGActggaattttttaaattttatttacacaccCGATTATGAATTTAATGGACAGACAAAACAAGCCTTGGTTAGTTGTGATGTAGATGAACACAAATCAGcagactatattaaaaaaaaatcctgacCTTCTTCGGTTTGTTTCTCATCCGTGTGATTTTGTTCTACATCCGCTTTACCTTGTGCGTCGCCTTGAGCCACAGACTCACCCTTAGAGTCCTGCGAGGATTCATCTTCTGTTGTTTGACCGTCACCACCAACTGATTTCTTGTCTTCATCctgtattgaaatttaatatatataagacttCATTCTTTATTGCATAGataattttagtgttttacaaattatttaatatgaaatgtcACATTTCATTATACATTGAATTAACACATTCAACGCCACCAACTTGTTTGCGgacttaattttcttattaaaaatattagtggTACTGAATGTGTTACatatctttttattgtttattacattataatgtaaactaaCACAGtggttaaaaacattttttttatctggtTTTATGTCTTGAAAATTCTAGTTTACATAAGCCAGTAGGGTTGTCAAAATTGACATTTCAAAATGTTCATGTATTTCATAGCTAACTTTTGTAATCCCTACACAAGCACATACTtgttagattaatttttatagatgGGTTTTActcatacaaaaatgtaattatcaaCCTTTAATtttctcaattttattaaagttttcttaaCACTGTCCATGACATTTTACATATACCAAAGTGGGGGGTAAGTgtgaaaatacatttaacattacattctatgaaacaattaaacttatttttaattaacttttttttaattttttataagtgtaataacattttttttaacatttatgttcacataatcttatt
This genomic interval carries:
- the LOC106718645 gene encoding protein DEK isoform X1; translated protein: MSGDTDKAKISDNQDEDKKSVGGDGQTTEDESSQDSKGESVAQGDAQGKADVEQNHTDEKQTEEGDAKSTTANGKDDDDVGGEDSKDDKRDVKSDDLKEENGETHDENDKEDVKENDKSSKKLAPKKKPKKEDTEEEDEEDEEEEEEEEEEGDEQDEVDDDKKQAKDKVKKPVKKAKDAEDDGEEEEGDEEEGEEEEEEEEEEEVEAPKPKPKKEPTEPPVPLPAGKGTPLGHISNVEVSLSRFKTQDQKLLHQYLYGQLCLDRNVKRNIKKFKGYEWAIGSADYKAKLEETSKMEPKQLRTMCEMLDLDKKGSSSELAARLVGFLQQPGANSPHARGVARPAPAQTAPGGRPRRSAAVKLHNRGYSDEEYETDPETKIKGPKPKTDGSEDSDGSFNPSGSEADSDFDPEAGDVGGGAGRKRKSGGRRSSAGRPGKRGRKPKAKRGRGANKSGRGRKAKSESEDESDKSESESEAESGSEVDESDQEPKGKRGRPAVVKGRKGPAAKIGTTKSTPAKRKAPTPPAKKKAAGKPVGRPAKKGKKASSEEESGEGSEEEEEAGSEVEEEEEESGEESDTPADKKAKRPPTDEEIKKYVKQILDGANLEQITMKTVCKQVYSHYPDFDLAHKKDFIKATVKSCI
- the LOC106718645 gene encoding protein DEK isoform X2; its protein translation is MSGDTDKAKISDNQDEDKKSVGGDGQTTEDESSQDSKGDAKSTTANGKDDDDVGGEDSKDDKRDVKSDDLKEENGETHDENDKEDVKENDKSSKKLAPKKKPKKEDTEEEDEEDEEEEEEEEEEGDEQDEVDDDKKQAKDKVKKPVKKAKDAEDDGEEEEGDEEEGEEEEEEEEEEEVEAPKPKPKKEPTEPPVPLPAGKGTPLGHISNVEVSLSRFKTQDQKLLHQYLYGQLCLDRNVKRNIKKFKGYEWAIGSADYKAKLEETSKMEPKQLRTMCEMLDLDKKGSSSELAARLVGFLQQPGANSPHARGVARPAPAQTAPGGRPRRSAAVKLHNRGYSDEEYETDPETKIKGPKPKTDGSEDSDGSFNPSGSEADSDFDPEAGDVGGGAGRKRKSGGRRSSAGRPGKRGRKPKAKRGRGANKSGRGRKAKSESEDESDKSESESEAESGSEVDESDQEPKGKRGRPAVVKGRKGPAAKIGTTKSTPAKRKAPTPPAKKKAAGKPVGRPAKKGKKASSEEESGEGSEEEEEAGSEVEEEEEESGEESDTPADKKAKRPPTDEEIKKYVKQILDGANLEQITMKTVCKQVYSHYPDFDLAHKKDFIKATVKSCI